In one window of Deltaproteobacteria bacterium DNA:
- the lptB gene encoding LPS export ABC transporter ATP-binding protein produces the protein MSTLSVRKLVKIYRGRRVVNSVDLEVDSGDVIGLLGPNGAGKTTTFYMTVGMVKPDEGHVYLDDMEITDLPMYQRARRGVGYLPQESSVFRKLTVRQNVMAILETMSFSRKEREERATKLIEELGIHRLSDQKAGVLSGGERRRLEIARCLVTNPSFILLDEPFAGIDPLAVIDIKKIIGHLKNKKIGILISDHNVRETLEACDKAYILNDGQVIESGSPNKIASSEIARRIYLGDEFRL, from the coding sequence ATGTCCACATTATCTGTCCGCAAGCTGGTAAAAATCTATCGCGGCCGCAGGGTCGTCAATTCCGTGGACCTCGAGGTCGATTCCGGAGACGTGATCGGGCTGCTCGGGCCGAACGGTGCCGGGAAAACGACGACGTTTTACATGACCGTCGGCATGGTAAAACCGGACGAGGGGCATGTATACCTGGATGACATGGAGATAACCGACCTGCCCATGTACCAGCGGGCACGACGCGGCGTCGGGTATCTGCCGCAGGAATCTTCCGTATTCCGTAAGCTGACGGTCAGACAGAACGTCATGGCTATCCTGGAAACCATGTCGTTTTCAAGAAAGGAAAGGGAAGAACGGGCGACAAAGCTCATCGAGGAACTGGGGATCCATCGTCTGTCGGACCAGAAGGCCGGGGTACTTTCAGGCGGTGAGAGACGCCGGCTCGAAATTGCCAGATGCCTGGTAACCAATCCATCTTTTATTTTGCTTGATGAACCCTTTGCTGGTATAGACCCACTGGCTGTCATTGACATCAAGAAGATTATCGGCCACTTGAAAAATAAAAAAATCGGCATTCTCATTTCAGACCATAACGTACGGGAAACCCTTGAAGCCTGCGATAAGGCGTATATATTAAATGATGGGCAGGTCATAGAGTCGGGATCGCCCAATAAAATCGCTTCCAGCGAAATCGCCCGTCGAATCTACTTGGGGGACGAATTCAGGTTGTAA
- the rpoN gene encoding RNA polymerase factor sigma-54, translating into MAIELRQQLKLTQQLIMTPQLQMAIKLLQLSRLELMDKISQELEENPALEEVQEDITQDQKTDRAESGDDGAASEKEVTIDEKIPDEIDWNNYLDEYNSPGRVNFETEGRDSPRFDAFISKKESLVDHLLWQFLMTFPTPEEEKVGSLIIGNLNRDGYLDAALEEIAENTGYPLSMVEEVLAVLQTFDPIGVCSRNLGECLLIQARHLGIDDPLMTEIVTNHLNHLENKNYKIICKTLKVRMDDVVAVVNLIKTLEPRPGRQFSEEEPQYITPDIYVYKSEGDFIIVLNDDGMPKLRVNPYYRKAISTGETVSENTKEYLQEKLRSAAWLIRSIHQRQKTIYKVMESILKFQRPFFDHGITHLKPMVLRDVAEDINMHESTISRVTTNKYAYTPQGIFELKYFFNSSIKRVHGEAIASASVQEKIKKLIESENPHKPHSDSKMAELLKKQNINIARRTVAKYREMLGVLSSNKRKQL; encoded by the coding sequence ATGGCTATAGAACTTCGGCAGCAGCTAAAACTGACCCAGCAGCTCATCATGACGCCTCAGCTGCAGATGGCGATCAAGCTTCTTCAGCTTTCAAGGCTGGAACTGATGGACAAAATCAGCCAGGAACTGGAGGAGAACCCGGCGCTGGAGGAAGTGCAGGAGGATATCACCCAGGATCAGAAAACGGACAGGGCCGAATCGGGCGATGACGGGGCAGCGTCGGAAAAAGAGGTCACCATCGATGAAAAAATCCCCGACGAAATCGACTGGAACAATTACCTGGACGAATACAACTCTCCCGGCAGGGTCAATTTCGAAACCGAGGGCAGAGATTCGCCGCGTTTCGACGCTTTCATTTCCAAGAAGGAGTCGCTCGTCGACCATCTGCTCTGGCAGTTTCTCATGACCTTTCCCACGCCCGAGGAAGAGAAAGTCGGCAGCCTGATCATTGGAAATCTCAACAGGGACGGTTATCTGGATGCAGCGCTGGAAGAAATCGCCGAAAACACCGGATACCCGCTGTCAATGGTGGAAGAAGTGCTGGCGGTTCTTCAAACGTTCGATCCCATCGGCGTCTGTTCGCGCAACCTCGGCGAATGCCTGCTGATCCAGGCGCGGCATCTCGGCATCGACGATCCGTTGATGACGGAAATCGTTACCAACCACCTCAACCATCTGGAGAACAAAAATTACAAGATCATTTGCAAGACCCTGAAAGTGCGCATGGACGACGTCGTCGCCGTCGTCAACCTCATCAAAACGCTGGAACCACGGCCCGGAAGGCAGTTCAGCGAGGAGGAGCCGCAGTACATCACCCCGGACATTTACGTGTACAAATCCGAGGGGGATTTCATCATCGTTCTCAACGATGACGGCATGCCTAAACTCAGGGTCAACCCCTATTACCGGAAGGCCATTTCCACCGGGGAAACCGTTTCCGAAAACACAAAGGAATACCTTCAGGAAAAGCTGCGTTCCGCCGCCTGGTTGATCAGGAGCATCCACCAGCGCCAGAAGACGATCTACAAAGTCATGGAAAGCATCCTCAAGTTCCAGCGGCCGTTCTTCGATCACGGCATCACCCATTTAAAGCCCATGGTGCTCAGGGATGTCGCCGAAGACATCAACATGCACGAGTCGACCATCAGCAGGGTTACGACCAACAAATATGCCTACACGCCACAGGGTATTTTTGAGTTGAAATATTTTTTCAACAGTTCTATTAAGCGTGTCCACGGCGAGGCCATTGCATCGGCAAGCGTGCAGGAAAAAATAAAAAAATTAATAGAAAGCGAGAACCCGCACAAGCCGCACAGTGACAGCAAGATGGCCGAGTTGCTCAAAAAGCAAAACATCAACATCGCCCGCAGGACGGTGGCCAAATACCGCGAAATGCTGGGTGTGTTATCATCGAATAAACGCAAACAACTATAA
- the gap gene encoding type I glyceraldehyde-3-phosphate dehydrogenase: MTIKIGINGFGRIGRLVFRAALRHSDVEVVAVNDLTDAATMAHLLAYDSVHGRLDHDVVAGDSAIEVDGRSIAYTAVRDPEKLDWKSYGVDIVAECTGLFRDRDNAAKHLAAGARKVIISAPAKDPDTTIVMGVNANTYDPRQHHIVSNASCTTNCLAPVAKVLLENFGIKAGLMTTIHAYTGDQRLLDFPHKDLRRARAAGLSMIPTTTGAAKAVSLVLPELSGKLNGLAIRVPTPNVSIVDLVATIEKSGVTGSDVNQAMKEASENALSGILGYSELPLVSSDYNGDTLSSIFDAETTYVIGDMVKVLSWYDNESGYSSRMVDLAAMIGSML; the protein is encoded by the coding sequence ATGACTATAAAAATTGGTATCAACGGTTTCGGAAGAATTGGAAGGCTCGTATTCAGGGCGGCGCTGCGGCATTCGGACGTGGAGGTTGTCGCTGTCAACGACCTTACCGACGCCGCCACCATGGCTCATCTTCTGGCTTATGATTCGGTTCACGGCAGGCTGGACCATGACGTCGTCGCCGGGGACAGCGCCATTGAAGTGGACGGACGCTCCATCGCCTACACGGCGGTGCGGGACCCGGAAAAGCTGGACTGGAAGTCCTACGGTGTCGATATCGTCGCCGAATGCACGGGGCTTTTCCGTGACCGCGACAACGCGGCCAAGCATTTAGCCGCCGGCGCGCGCAAAGTCATTATCTCGGCCCCGGCCAAGGACCCCGACACGACCATCGTCATGGGGGTCAACGCCAACACCTACGATCCCCGTCAGCACCACATCGTCTCCAATGCCTCCTGCACCACCAATTGTCTGGCCCCCGTGGCCAAGGTGCTGCTGGAGAACTTCGGTATCAAAGCCGGCCTGATGACCACCATTCATGCCTACACCGGAGACCAGCGCCTGTTGGACTTCCCGCACAAGGATCTCCGGCGCGCCAGGGCGGCCGGCCTTTCCATGATACCGACGACCACCGGTGCGGCCAAGGCCGTGTCCCTGGTTCTGCCGGAGTTGTCCGGCAAACTGAACGGGCTTGCGATCAGGGTGCCCACGCCCAATGTTTCGATCGTTGACCTGGTCGCCACCATTGAAAAATCCGGGGTGACCGGCTCCGATGTGAATCAGGCCATGAAAGAAGCCTCCGAAAACGCGCTCTCCGGCATACTGGGGTATTCCGAACTGCCCCTGGTGTCATCGGACTACAACGGCGATACGCTTTCGTCTATTTTCGACGCCGAAACGACCTACGTCATCGGGGACATGGTCAAGGTGCTTTCGTGGTATGACAACGAATCAGGCTACTCCAGCCGAATGGTGGACCTGGCGGCCATGATCGGCTCCATGCTATAA
- the raiA gene encoding ribosome-associated translation inhibitor RaiA codes for MQTSVTFKNLDSSDNLKTYVSDKLDRLDKYLYNPAEANVVLAVEKFRHIAEINIIGDRMNIIGKEETEDMYSAIDMVLDKLESQIKKSKEKVRERRTGAKFRDKGRKEEDRFPVEDDVERQIKIKNIEYKPMDVDEAVMQMELVDDSFLVFTNAHTDRINVLYRRKDGHLGLIQPSS; via the coding sequence ATGCAGACATCGGTGACGTTCAAAAACCTGGATTCCTCCGACAATTTAAAAACCTATGTTTCTGATAAGCTGGATAGATTAGACAAATATCTATACAATCCCGCAGAAGCCAATGTCGTTCTGGCCGTTGAAAAGTTTCGGCACATAGCGGAAATCAATATCATCGGCGACCGCATGAACATCATCGGCAAGGAAGAAACCGAAGACATGTATTCCGCCATCGACATGGTTTTGGACAAACTCGAATCGCAGATAAAAAAGAGCAAGGAAAAAGTACGCGAAAGAAGAACCGGCGCCAAGTTCAGGGACAAGGGCAGAAAGGAAGAAGACCGGTTCCCGGTGGAAGACGATGTCGAAAGACAGATCAAAATCAAGAATATCGAGTATAAACCCATGGACGTCGACGAAGCCGTCATGCAAATGGAGCTTGTCGACGACAGCTTTCTCGTTTTTACCAACGCGCACACGGATCGCATAAACGTTCTCTACCGCCGTAAAGACGGCCACTTAGGACTCATTCAGCCTAGCTCCTGA
- the secG gene encoding preprotein translocase subunit SecG, protein MSLLVIIIHVIVSIALIMIVLLQTGKGADMGAAFGGGSSQTLFGSTGASTFLSKATTVAAIVFMLTSLSLAYVAGNHGGGKSVVMENTAPVEESSPAPAAEPAAQPDANQEKTE, encoded by the coding sequence ATGTCATTACTGGTAATCATCATTCATGTCATCGTATCGATCGCGCTTATCATGATCGTTTTGCTCCAGACCGGCAAGGGTGCCGACATGGGGGCCGCTTTCGGCGGAGGCTCCAGCCAGACGCTTTTCGGAAGCACAGGTGCTTCCACTTTTTTGAGCAAGGCAACCACGGTTGCCGCCATTGTTTTCATGCTGACCTCCCTTTCGCTAGCCTACGTCGCCGGCAACCATGGCGGTGGAAAATCCGTGGTAATGGAAAACACCGCGCCCGTCGAAGAATCATCACCGGCACCGGCGGCCGAACCGGCGGCGCAACCTGACGCCAATCAGGAGAAAACCGAATAA
- a CDS encoding PTS sugar transporter subunit IIA encodes MKILDVLNKEAILENLESTDKKGVLEELLAPVAKVAGVGVDGLIRVLLDRERLGSTGIGGGVGIPHGKLKNLENIVLGFGLSRKGVNFESMDGKPTHIFFLLVTPENSTGLHLKMLARISRLLKDESFKEQLLNASDRDDIYNIIQQEDEEF; translated from the coding sequence ATGAAGATTCTGGATGTACTGAACAAGGAAGCCATTCTGGAAAACCTAGAATCCACTGATAAAAAGGGGGTTCTGGAAGAACTGCTCGCACCGGTGGCCAAGGTGGCCGGTGTCGGTGTCGACGGCCTCATCAGGGTGCTGTTGGACCGCGAACGGCTAGGCAGTACGGGAATTGGCGGCGGCGTCGGGATTCCGCACGGCAAACTGAAAAATCTCGAAAACATTGTACTGGGTTTTGGACTGAGCCGCAAAGGGGTTAACTTCGAATCCATGGACGGCAAGCCGACCCACATCTTTTTTCTGCTGGTGACACCCGAAAACTCGACCGGACTGCACCTCAAAATGCTGGCGCGCATATCGAGACTGCTCAAGGATGAATCTTTCAAAGAGCAGCTGCTCAACGCATCCGACAGGGACGACATCTATAATATCATCCAGCAGGAGGACGAAGAGTTTTAA
- a CDS encoding GNAT family N-acetyltransferase → MEFDIRYDCADVDWKDVQKLLKSAGMAYHSSGIHKKAFEASHTTVFVYNSEQLIGIGRAISDGSYQAAIYDCAVLPEFQGKGIGKIIMKSVLAHLSHCNIILYASPGKEGFYKKLGFRKMKTGMGRFIKSDLMQERGFIE, encoded by the coding sequence ATGGAATTTGATATACGATATGACTGTGCTGATGTAGATTGGAAAGATGTACAGAAATTGTTGAAATCTGCGGGCATGGCTTACCATAGCTCTGGCATCCATAAAAAGGCGTTTGAAGCGAGCCATACAACTGTGTTTGTCTATAATTCTGAACAACTCATTGGTATTGGTAGAGCAATATCAGATGGCAGCTATCAAGCGGCGATTTATGACTGTGCAGTTCTCCCTGAATTTCAGGGAAAGGGGATCGGAAAAATCATCATGAAGAGCGTGTTAGCTCATTTATCCCACTGCAATATCATTCTCTACGCATCTCCTGGTAAGGAGGGGTTCTATAAGAAACTTGGATTCAGAAAGATGAAAACGGGCATGGGTCGATTTATTAAAAGCGATTTGATGCAGGAACGAGGATTTATAGAATAG
- a CDS encoding methyltransferase domain-containing protein translates to MFEKLEKINERPEPFQFYTASDLWTDEHTSKQMLAFHLNEVIDVSSRNAEFITRSVDWITNEINIGRGNKIIDFGCGPGLYAARLAKHGANVTGIDFSGSSIEYAKNVAAREHLNIRYVHQNYMEFETEERFDLVLMIMCDFCALSQMQRKGLLRKFHEILKPSGSVLLDVYSLSAFEQREEVATYEINQLNGFWAANKYYGFLNTFKYREEKVVLDKYTIIELGRTRTVYNWLQYFAPEDLEKEFVDAGFSLDGFYSDVAGTPYDQNSSEFAVIANA, encoded by the coding sequence ATGTTTGAAAAATTAGAGAAAATCAACGAAAGACCCGAACCGTTCCAATTTTACACCGCAAGCGACCTATGGACCGATGAGCATACGTCAAAACAGATGCTCGCATTTCACCTCAATGAGGTCATCGATGTTTCTTCGCGAAACGCGGAATTCATCACTCGATCGGTGGATTGGATCACAAACGAGATTAACATCGGCAGGGGCAATAAAATAATCGATTTTGGCTGTGGCCCTGGATTATACGCAGCACGTTTGGCGAAACATGGGGCGAATGTGACCGGCATCGATTTCTCGGGCAGTTCCATCGAGTACGCAAAGAATGTTGCAGCCCGGGAGCACTTGAACATTCGCTACGTGCATCAGAATTACATGGAGTTTGAAACCGAGGAACGTTTTGACCTTGTGTTAATGATCATGTGCGATTTCTGCGCTCTCAGCCAGATGCAAAGAAAGGGGCTTCTGCGAAAATTCCATGAGATCTTAAAACCGAGTGGGTCGGTTCTCCTTGATGTGTATTCCTTATCGGCATTTGAACAAAGGGAAGAGGTTGCGACATACGAGATAAATCAGCTCAACGGATTCTGGGCAGCAAACAAGTATTACGGGTTTCTAAATACTTTCAAATATCGAGAAGAAAAGGTTGTGCTGGACAAGTACACAATTATTGAACTGGGTCGCACCAGAACGGTATACAACTGGCTGCAATATTTTGCTCCCGAAGACCTTGAGAAGGAGTTTGTAGACGCTGGCTTTTCGCTTGATGGGTTTTATTCGGACGTGGCAGGAACCCCGTATGATCAAAATTCGAGCGAATTTGCAGTCATCGCCAACGCTTGA
- the kdsA gene encoding 3-deoxy-8-phosphooctulonate synthase, protein MKINGIQIGKSHPLLVISGPCVIEDYETTFRIASFLKALTGSMGLNFVFKASFDKANRTSINSYRGPGIDEGLAILSRIKSELGISILSDVHRISEISQAAEVLDIIQVPAFLCRQTDFILEISRTGRPINIKKGQFLAPMDMHNVVNKVKSTGNADILLTERGTTFGYNNLVVDFRGIGMMQQTGCPVVFDATHSVQLPGGSGERSGGQREYAPALAKAAVAVGVDGVFMEVHPDPDNALCDGPNSLYLDSLEELLTTLKRIREIV, encoded by the coding sequence ATGAAAATTAACGGCATACAAATAGGCAAGTCCCATCCGCTTCTCGTTATATCGGGGCCGTGCGTGATCGAGGATTATGAGACAACCTTCCGCATCGCCTCTTTTCTAAAAGCGCTGACAGGGAGCATGGGGCTCAATTTTGTTTTCAAGGCGTCCTTTGACAAGGCCAACCGCACGTCCATCAATTCCTACAGGGGGCCGGGAATCGACGAGGGCCTCGCCATTCTGTCCCGTATCAAATCGGAGTTGGGCATCAGCATCTTATCGGACGTTCACCGTATCAGCGAGATATCCCAGGCGGCGGAAGTTCTCGACATCATCCAGGTGCCGGCCTTTTTGTGCAGGCAGACGGACTTCATCCTCGAGATATCCCGAACCGGCCGGCCGATCAATATCAAGAAGGGACAATTTCTTGCTCCAATGGATATGCACAATGTCGTCAACAAGGTGAAATCCACGGGCAACGCCGATATCTTATTGACCGAAAGGGGCACCACGTTCGGGTACAACAACCTGGTGGTCGATTTTCGCGGGATCGGAATGATGCAGCAAACCGGATGCCCGGTTGTTTTCGATGCAACTCACAGCGTGCAGCTCCCCGGCGGAAGCGGCGAACGCTCCGGAGGGCAACGCGAGTATGCTCCTGCCCTGGCAAAGGCGGCCGTCGCCGTTGGTGTGGACGGTGTTTTTATGGAAGTCCACCCCGACCCCGACAACGCCCTTTGCGACGGACCGAACTCCCTGTATCTGGACAGCCTGGAGGAATTGCTGACCACCTTGAAACGTATCCGTGAAATCGTTTGA
- a CDS encoding HAD hydrolase family protein, which translates to MNPEKLKKIKLLLLDVDGVLTDGGIIYTDSGEQVKVFNSRDGLGIRLLKDAGIEVGIVTGRTSGVLRHRCENLKIDLLFDGVVDKASVFKQIRAKTGVDPLEMAFAGDDLVDLPLLRLVGVSIAVADAHESVIPRVDWVTQAPGGHGAVREICDAILKARGLYDEIIEKWAAGGRKR; encoded by the coding sequence ATGAACCCGGAAAAACTCAAGAAAATTAAACTGCTCCTCCTGGACGTTGACGGTGTGCTGACCGACGGCGGCATCATTTACACGGACAGCGGCGAGCAGGTAAAGGTGTTCAATTCCCGCGACGGCCTCGGTATCCGCCTGCTGAAGGACGCGGGTATAGAGGTGGGCATCGTCACGGGCAGAACGTCCGGCGTTCTGCGCCACCGCTGTGAAAACCTGAAAATCGATCTTTTGTTCGACGGCGTTGTCGACAAGGCGTCCGTTTTTAAGCAGATCCGTGCAAAAACGGGCGTCGATCCGCTCGAGATGGCATTTGCCGGCGATGACCTGGTGGATCTTCCGCTTTTGAGGCTGGTGGGCGTTTCCATTGCGGTGGCGGACGCCCATGAGTCGGTCATACCAAGAGTCGATTGGGTTACCCAAGCCCCCGGAGGCCATGGTGCGGTTCGCGAGATATGTGACGCGATCCTGAAGGCCAGAGGCCTTTACGATGAGATAATTGAAAAGTGGGCTGCCGGCGGAAGGAAGCGCTGA
- a CDS encoding PTS fructose transporter subunit IIA, producing MIGITIITHRKLGDALIDAAGFILGYEPEAVTSVSIDINEKVDALRSEIAKSIKKVNRNKGVLILTDMFGGTPSNLSYSFLEEGKVEVISGVNLPVLIKAVGSREKMGLSELAAHLETYGKKSISAASGILKGNKKNK from the coding sequence ATGATAGGCATAACCATTATCACGCACAGAAAACTCGGTGACGCGCTTATCGATGCGGCCGGGTTTATCTTGGGGTATGAGCCGGAAGCGGTTACATCCGTTTCCATCGACATCAACGAAAAAGTCGATGCTCTGCGGTCGGAAATCGCCAAATCGATAAAAAAAGTCAATCGAAACAAGGGCGTGCTGATCTTGACCGACATGTTCGGCGGAACCCCTTCCAACCTGAGTTATTCATTTCTCGAAGAGGGAAAAGTGGAAGTGATATCCGGTGTCAATCTGCCTGTATTGATCAAGGCCGTCGGTTCGCGGGAAAAAATGGGTCTTTCCGAACTGGCCGCTCACCTTGAAACATACGGGAAAAAAAGCATCTCGGCAGCCAGCGGCATACTCAAGGGCAACAAAAAAAACAAATAA
- the lptC gene encoding LPS export ABC transporter periplasmic protein LptC has product MVGINKQKRLLKFALILAIAITIATVVTIFVRYRRHTKGGEETLHGDRGKATISIGKVHHTATRDGVREWTLTADSADYMDSENQAFLNNLEVVFYMKDGDAITVHADRGYLKTDTKDIKVEGNVVVDNGVYRLETSTLSYNHTARRLYTHQAVKVWGDMFTLSADNVSVDLKSRRSEFLGNVRGVLSEAFNL; this is encoded by the coding sequence TTGGTCGGCATAAACAAACAAAAGCGATTGCTGAAATTCGCACTTATACTGGCCATCGCCATTACCATCGCCACCGTGGTCACGATCTTCGTAAGGTACCGCCGACACACGAAGGGCGGCGAGGAGACCCTGCACGGTGATCGGGGCAAGGCCACCATTTCCATCGGCAAAGTACACCACACGGCCACCAGGGACGGCGTCAGAGAATGGACGTTGACGGCGGATTCCGCCGACTACATGGACAGCGAAAACCAGGCTTTTTTGAATAACTTGGAAGTGGTTTTCTACATGAAAGACGGTGACGCGATCACGGTGCATGCCGACCGGGGTTACCTGAAAACGGACACCAAGGACATCAAAGTAGAGGGCAATGTCGTGGTCGACAACGGCGTCTACCGCCTTGAAACCTCGACCCTCTCGTACAACCACACGGCCCGGCGCCTTTACACGCACCAAGCGGTCAAGGTGTGGGGCGATATGTTTACATTGAGCGCCGACAACGTTTCGGTCGATCTGAAAAGCAGGAGATCCGAATTCCTGGGAAATGTGAGGGGGGTTCTCAGTGAAGCCTTCAACTTATAG
- the rapZ gene encoding RNase adapter RapZ → MKNKKIFIITGRAGSGKSTALDTFEDAGFYCVDNMPVALLPIFLERYVAVNAERPGFAFVMDLREKGFLDSCKPVFTELASKKYPFEIIFLEADEKTLVRRYSQTRRQHPLASNGDLLAGVRTEKSLYAELKRDADLVVDTSAFTVHDLKSAIFEIVKKNTKLNNFRINVLSFGFKYGIPLHADMVMDVRFLPNPYFIPSLKPLDGRDSEVRSFVLDRQVTGIFMQKYLDLIDFLVPRYENEGKAYLTIAVGCTGGRHRSVAIAESLYNHIQKHERDISLSHRDIDQESQTLT, encoded by the coding sequence GTGAAAAACAAGAAAATATTCATCATCACCGGACGGGCGGGTTCGGGTAAGAGTACGGCTCTGGACACGTTCGAAGATGCCGGTTTTTACTGCGTCGACAATATGCCCGTGGCGCTCCTGCCGATTTTTCTGGAGCGATACGTAGCCGTCAATGCGGAACGACCGGGTTTTGCCTTTGTTATGGACCTGCGGGAGAAAGGTTTTCTCGACAGTTGCAAACCCGTTTTTACTGAACTTGCCTCGAAGAAATACCCGTTTGAAATCATCTTCCTCGAGGCGGATGAAAAAACGCTTGTGCGGCGTTACTCGCAAACCAGGCGGCAACACCCTTTGGCATCGAACGGCGACTTGCTTGCCGGCGTGAGGACCGAAAAAAGCCTGTACGCAGAATTAAAAAGGGATGCCGACCTGGTCGTAGACACCTCGGCCTTTACCGTACACGACCTGAAATCGGCGATATTTGAAATTGTTAAAAAAAACACGAAGCTGAATAACTTTCGCATTAATGTGTTGTCATTTGGCTTCAAGTACGGTATCCCGCTTCACGCGGATATGGTCATGGATGTCCGGTTTCTTCCAAATCCATATTTCATCCCGTCGTTGAAACCGTTGGACGGGCGCGATAGTGAGGTCAGGTCTTTTGTTCTCGACCGGCAGGTAACCGGGATTTTCATGCAAAAATATCTGGATCTGATCGATTTCCTGGTACCCAGATATGAAAATGAGGGAAAAGCGTACCTGACGATAGCCGTCGGATGTACCGGGGGACGCCACCGCTCAGTCGCCATCGCCGAAAGCTTGTACAACCATATCCAAAAGCATGAAAGGGACATAAGCCTTTCGCACAGGGATATCGATCAGGAATCACAAACGCTAACCTAA
- the tpiA gene encoding triose-phosphate isomerase has product MPNRRPLIAGNWKMYKTCDESVETAQKLKSLVGDVTSTDIMIAPTYTALFPVANVVKGSPIAVGGQNLYWEKEGAFTGEISGDMLLSAGCRFVIIGHSERRQFFGETDKTVNLKIRTALSCQLKPVFCIGESETERDENLTFSVLDKQVQAGLKGFVSSDLEDLVLAYEPIWAIGTGKTATAEQAQEVHTFLRASIAKQFDDALAQRIRILYGGSVKPGNIAELMSMPDIDGALVGGASLDADSFSQIVKF; this is encoded by the coding sequence ATGCCAAATCGCAGACCGTTGATCGCCGGCAATTGGAAAATGTACAAAACCTGTGATGAGTCAGTGGAAACCGCACAGAAACTGAAAAGCCTCGTGGGCGACGTAACGTCGACGGACATCATGATCGCTCCGACCTATACGGCTCTGTTCCCGGTGGCCAACGTCGTCAAGGGCTCACCCATTGCGGTGGGTGGGCAGAACCTCTACTGGGAAAAGGAGGGTGCCTTCACAGGGGAAATATCGGGCGACATGCTCCTGTCCGCAGGCTGCCGGTTCGTCATCATCGGACACTCCGAAAGGCGCCAATTTTTTGGGGAAACCGACAAAACCGTCAACCTGAAAATTCGCACCGCCCTATCCTGTCAGCTGAAACCGGTGTTCTGTATCGGGGAATCCGAAACGGAACGCGATGAAAATTTAACCTTTTCTGTGCTTGACAAACAGGTTCAAGCTGGGTTAAAGGGTTTTGTTTCAAGTGACCTGGAGGACCTGGTCCTCGCCTATGAGCCGATCTGGGCCATAGGAACCGGCAAAACAGCCACTGCTGAGCAGGCTCAAGAGGTTCATACGTTTTTAAGGGCGTCCATTGCCAAGCAATTCGACGACGCCCTGGCGCAACGCATCAGAATTCTGTACGGCGGCAGCGTTAAACCGGGAAACATCGCCGAACTGATGTCCATGCCGGACATAGACGGTGCGCTGGTGGGCGGCGCAAGCCTGGATGCGGATTCGTTCAGCCAGATCGTAAAGTTTTAA